In Halogranum gelatinilyticum, the DNA window CACCGCCAACAAGGCGGACCTCATCGACGAGGACTATCTGCCGACCGTCCAGGATGACCTCCGCGACATCGGTCTCGACCCCGAAGAGGTCGTCTTCATCAGTGCCGAGAAGGAGAAGGGACTCGACGCGCTGAAGGACAAGATCTGGGACGCGCTGGGTCTCATCCGCATCTACATGGACAAGCCGGGCCGCGGCGTCGACTACGAGGAGCCGCTCGTGCTCATGGAGGGCGACACCGTCGGCACGGCCTGCAAAAAGCTCGGAAAGAACTTCGAGGAGCGGTTCCGGTTCGCCCGCGTCTCCGGGGAGAGCGCGAAACACGACGACCAACAGGTCGGCAAGGACCACGAACTGGCCGACGAGGACGTCCTCCGCATCGCCATCACCCGGTGAACGGACGTGGCCGTTCCGTCTCACGTCACCGGCGACGAGGCTGTCGGTACGGGTCGCTACCGACGGCTCCTTCTGATTGTCGCGCTCGCTGCCGTCCCGTGGTCGGTCCAGGTCTTCTCGACGGGTGACGTCACCTTTCTGTTCGCGTGGGGGCTGTTCAACACCAACCCGCCGAACGTTACCACCATCTGGGACTTCCTCCTCCGGTTCACGGTGGGACTCCCCGACTACATCCTCGCGTGGCCCCTCGGCGTGGCGTGTTATCTCGTCGCCGTCGCGAGCGCGGCGGTCGGTGCGGTAACCGGTCGCGAGGACGTCCGACTCACGGCCATCGCACTCGCGTTGGCCGGTGTCACCCAACTCCAGCTCGCACGCGGCTTCTCCCTCCAGCCGAACCGCGTCGCGTGGCCGCTCGGAACCGTCGTGCTGTGGGCTGTCGGCGGATATCTGCTGTACCGATACTACGCCGAGTAGCCGTAGCCGACCGCCGCTCGGTTTGTCATCCTTGTCACCCTTCTTTCAGTCGTCTGCCGTCGCGCCCGGCCGGTAGTTCCGGCTAACC includes these proteins:
- a CDS encoding TIGR04206 family protein, with amino-acid sequence MAVPSHVTGDEAVGTGRYRRLLLIVALAAVPWSVQVFSTGDVTFLFAWGLFNTNPPNVTTIWDFLLRFTVGLPDYILAWPLGVACYLVAVASAAVGAVTGREDVRLTAIALALAGVTQLQLARGFSLQPNRVAWPLGTVVLWAVGGYLLYRYYAE